DNA from Rubripirellula lacrimiformis:
GGTTGTTCAACGACCTTGGGCTGACGCTTAGCAAGATGGGCAACCACGCCGGCGCCGCCAGCGCGTTGGAACGAGCCTTGCAACTGGCACCGGGAACCTCTCGCTTTGCCAACAACCTGGCTAGCGTCCGCTTCGATTCCGGCGATCCAGCGGCCGCGATGAAAGTGCTAGCACAAAACAACAAGCCAGCCGTTGCCCACTTCAATATGGCCTACTTGTACTTCAAGGGCGGCCAAATGGAATCGGCTCGCGGCCAGATCAACGAGGCGATGAAGTTTGAAAGTAAGGCGGCTGGCGACGTCGCCGTGGGCCGAGCCATCGATCGTTCACGTGAAATGTTGGCTCAGATCAACGCCAGCATGGGAACCATCGCAACGGCAACATCGCAGTCCAATTCAACCGCGTTGGCCGCAGATCCGACCGCCGTCCAGCGAGCCGTCCAGGCAACTTCGCCAGGAGCTGCGAAACCAAACGTGACTCCCGCATCGTCGATGGGACCAGCCATGGCTGCGATCACGCCGACGAATTCGAGCGTCACCGCGACGTCGCCTGAACCGGCGAAAACCGCTGACGCGCCGTCTTGGACCCAAGCTTGGAATCCAAACTACCAGGTGAAAGCTGCTGCCAACTCGTCCGCCCCAGCAACCGCCACGGATGTGTCGTCGGAAAAACCGGTCGCAGCCGAACCCGCCACTGTGGCAAAGCCAAAGCCCATTCGTCCAGCCGCGATCAAGCCTGCTGATCCGACTTCGGCCACAACCGAAGCACCAGCATCCACGAAACCAGCCGCCACTGGTTTCATGATGCCCGAGTAGGTGCCGTGTGTGGCGTCAGAAGCGCCGAGCAGCGCGATTTCGACTTGCTCCGAGGCTTCTGCTACGGTCGCCCCTTCAATAGTGCAAACATGAACTGCGCCTGGCACTACGTCGGTTGGCCATACCAGGATTCTTTGGCTAAAGCGCTGTTCGCAATGCCGCGTTCGATCTGCTCAGTCCAATGTGGATCGGTTTGCAAATCTGGCAACCTAGATGTCTTACCAGATCGGAACCACGGGACCAATTTTGGATAGATGGCTGACTTGAGCAAATGGCCCGCTTCCAAATCCGAACGCAAATAGAAGGCGATCGCGGTTGGCGATGCCGTGCGTGGAATCTCATCCGCGGTGTAGCCCGCAGCAAAGCGTGACACACTGGCCAGCCAAGAATCGGATTGTCCGATCTTCACCAAAAGGGCTTGTTGTGCACTCTTCCAACGCTTGATGCTCTTCCAGTTCGGCAGGTTTTCTAGGATGAGCGGACGTTGGCAAAAATGTCCGCCAAAGGTGTGACCCAACTGAGGTCGTCCAACGACCATCGCTTGGGCATAGGCGAGTTCTGGGACTGCGTTGTCGATGATCCCCACTTTCTCAAATCCGGACTCGTTCAACATATTTGTCGGCGTATGGATCGGCCCGATTCCTTGCAGTCCGATCAAGTCCAAATTGCGGACTGCACCGCGATCGATCTCCGTCGTCGGATAAGGCAATTCGATTCCCAGCCGCTCAAACGGAATTCGAATCAGGTTCGTGCAACTGGCGCTTGGCTGGCCCCAGTCTGTCGCGAAATGCCCACCTTTGGGAATTCGACGCGATTGAAAATCAAACGCAATCGGTTCCAAATGGTCAAGTTCGCGACTGAGCCCTTGGCCAATATCATCGGGTAGTCCGGTTGGTCGCACCCATTCGGAGTACCAACTAAATCGGGGACTCAGCGCGGTGGTCAGCGGAACGGTTCGCCAACCGCCCTCGAACATTTCCAACAACGATGGTTGGATCAGCGGTTGACGATCTCGACCTAATACGCGGCGACTTAGGTAGAGCATCGCGTGAGGTGCTAGGCCGGGCTGCTGTAGAAAACTGTCAAAAATTCCGTCGCCGGGATGTTCCAGTTCGACGATTCCGATGTCACCCGAGCGTAACTCGATGCCCCGAACACGCACATGATCAGGATTTCCGTCAACGAACTCAACACGTCCCATCTCGGGATCACGCAGCCAACCGATCGGATCGAGCCGATTGGTGCCTCGACTCGGTCGCATTCGTGCAAGCGGTGCCGGCCCGCGCCGAGTGGACGCCGCACCGGTTGGGTCAAGCGAAGTCAAGATCTTTGCATCAAGCTTCGGATCCGCGTGCTCCGCCAACATCGACGCCAATTCGGTTGCGGATTGCCGGTCACCCACGCGATCTTGGCAAGCGAGTAACGAACGGACGCCGGACAAGGGAACCAACGTTCGAATCATCGGCAGCAATTTCAATAGCTGCTGGTACTGACTCCGTGTGACACCCGCACCGTCCACCTCCAATCGGTTCATCAGCGTGGCCATCATTTGTTTGGCCCACAATGATCGCATCAGACGATGCTGGACCAAGACGTCTGCGGGCACATTGCCAGCCAAACGATCGTAGTCCCGATTCAAACCGTGTACATATTGCTCCACGTCTTCGGCGAAAACGTGATCCTGCCAATGTTCCAGCTCGCTGAACAAGTTAGTTCTCATATGCCCGATTCGCCTGAAAAACGCTTTGAATCTCGCCTGTTTCAGTCGGTGTTGGTTTGTGCGTGCGACAGCGGGAAAGACGTCTACCAACATGATCGACACAAAAAGGCAACGGTGCCTGGGCGCGAGCGTCGTGGTTCGCCGGCAAAAGGCCTAGAATCATGCACGAATGCGATGGCCTCCCATTTGATACGTTGGAACCTAAGCCGAGAGCCGAGGCAGGTGGTCGCCGGTTCGCGCGGGACGCTAGAACGATCTTGACCAGCTAGCTGCGACTTGCCAATCGGTTTCCAGCTGGATCCCGTCCAGGTCTTGGTACAGGGTGGGAACAAACTCGACGTTCAACAGGTGCTTCTTGATCAGCGCCGAGAACCCGATTCCCAAGTTCAACGAATAACCGCCACGAAATCCTTCGACATTGGTACTGATCATCATGTCGTTGGCGGCTGGATCGGCTCCGTCGTAGTTCGTCCGCCACAAGTTTTCGAGGCGAACGCTCGTCGAGAAGTTGTCGCTCAGCAGGTGGCTGTACCAGGTGTTCAGGCGAAACTCGTCGCTGACCGCATAGTCACGATAGTTGCGTCCAACCGGCAGATTGGTTTGGAACTGAAGCCCGAAGGATCCCGTGTCCCTGTAGTGTTTCCAGGTGATTCCCGGTTTCGCGTTGAACGTCCCCGACCCCAGACGCATCGGATACGGCAGCGCTTGATCGGTCGCTCCACGCGATGGAATGGTGGATGTGCGAAAGATGTCGCCCGTCGGAACCGAAGCCGCGACATTCAAGATCAAGTCGTCATTGACGTCGCTATACAGCCGCAGCAGGGCGCCAAAGGTCGTGTCGCCGAACCCGCTGTTGTGCGTCGTGAACGATGATCCGTCCATTCTGCGTTGGTGATCCATGGTGATGCTGGGAAGCATCAGCATGGTGTAGACCGTGATGTCGTCGGTCACACCCCGCATGATATGCAACATGTGCATTTCGTGCGTCATCTGAGTCGGTGTTGCTGCTCGGTTGGTGACCGGGTTGGACGAGGCACCGAAGGCAATGGATTCCGCATCACTGAGTGTCCGCGATCCGGCTCGGTTGTCTTCCATGTACATGTTCATGTACTTGTACTCGACCATCCATTCACCGGGATCGTGAAGATGGTCACCCATCAGCGACGCAGGTGCGTGCTTGTCGGCGCGAGATCGAAGGGCATCGAAGTTGTCCGCTTGGACCGCTTGGGAAATCGGAAGCAAACATGTGATGCCAATCGCAACCCGCCATGCAAACTTCATTGATCTCTCCAAAATCTTAGCTGAACGAACCTAAACCCTACCCAATGCCTTTTCGGCGGAGCACAGGGAAAAGGGTCATCAAATGAGAGCCCCCGATAACGGTTTAGATCGCAAGCCGCCTGCGCAATCCGAAGAGTCGGCATCGGTTAACATCGATGATGATCATCGATGTGGTGCAACCTGAATAACCCGAACTGTTCGGCAGGGAAGAACGGCTTTTAGGTGACCAAAATCCGTCGTTTCGGTGTGATTGTGGTAGTGAATTCAGGCGAATCCCACGACAGGGAAGAACGACTTGGGTCGGGGATCATTCTTGTTCGGGGAAGGGCAGTGGTTGCCCGCGCAGTTCGGCCAGGGCGTTCGATGCGGCGTGTTGTTCAGCGTCCTTCTTGTTCGATCCCCAAGCGGCGGTGAACTGACGATCGGCGATGACTGCTGCGATCAGGAATGATTTGCGGTGATCGGGGCCCGATTCGCGAACCAGGCGGTACACCGGAGTGCTGGACATTTCTCGCTGAGCGTACTGTTGCAGCGATGACTTGAAGTTGCTGGATCCCTGAGTCTCGACCGCATGTTCGACCTCGCGTCGCAACCATTTCTTGAGCCGGACGCGGACAACCTCGTCGCCACCATCGAGGTACATCGCCGCGATGACGGATTCGAAAACGTCGCTGACCAAGGATCGTGGAAAGCTGCGATTTCGAGTCACGCCGCGGCCAACGATCAAGCATCGGTCCAGCCCCAATTCGACGGCGGCTTTCCCACAAGATCGACGGCTAACCACGGCCGATTTGATCCGCGTCAGATCGCCTTCGTTGTACTCGGGGTACTCTTCGTACAACCAGTGGCAGACGGTTAACCCCAGGATGGCGTCGCCCAGAAATTCCAAACGTTCGTTGCTCGCCAAGCGGTGGACCGCACCTGACGCATGGGTCAGGGCTGAGTGCAACAGCGATGGGTCATTGAACTGGTATTCAATGATTTCTTGGCAGCGGACTAATTTCGATGCTTGGTCGGTGCCATCGGCTTCGCCGGTTCCGTCGACCAGTTGGATGGGAGTTTCGTTTTCTGGGGGTGGCAGATCGGTAGAGTTCATGGTGCGACTGCACGGCAATTGGGGCCGTGCCTCGATGAGGGCATGGTTCGTCGGCGTGTGCCAGCGATCGTTCCGAGAAAGAATCGACGGGGCAACGCAATCGAAATTCATGTCACACGCCGGCGATCGGGTGATGGCGGCTTCGCAAAGCAATTTGCAAAAACCCGCCCGCCGGGGAATGACGACTAGCGCAGACTAACAGCTTTACGCTTTGATCGCCATATTTGATCGCAACCGGTTTGAATTCTTTGCCGCTGCCCCCGCACCGCGTCCGCGTTCTGCATCAGGGAGACATTCGACCGATCGCGACCAGGTATTCCTGACGATTCTCGCCATGTCCGATCCCCGTTCGTAGGTACAGCCGATCGTCCACGGCCACCGGGGTGGCAAAGATCGAGTCGCCGGTTTTGATTTCGGCCAAAGGTTGAAATCGATCCGGGGATGCCGCGATCACAAAGACATCGCCGTCTTCGGTGGCGATGTAGATATGGTTTCCGACCAGCATCGGGGATGCGCTGATGCCGCCACCGAACAATCGTTGTTTCCACATTTCTTTGCCATCGACGGTGCGCCAACAGTAGGCGACTCCGTTGTCAGCGACCGCAAAAACATAGTTGGGGATCGTCAGCAGGGATTGTTCGTAGCATTTGACGCGGTTGCTCCAGAGCTCGGTTTTGGATCCATCGCCAGCCACGCACCACGTGCCCGATGCAGGGTTTCCACCGCTGATCATCACCCGGCGGCCATCCCAAACCACAGTGCCACAAACGGCTTCGGTGGTGGTGTCGACCGACCACAGCAGACGTCCGCTGGTGGGATCATAGGAAGTGAACATGCCGGCGCCGCCGATCAGGAGTTGGCGTTGACCGGCAACGGTGCCGATGATGGGCGTCGCAAAATTCAGATTGCTGGGCCGGTCAATCTTCCAGACTCGTTTGCCGGTGCGAGTGTCCAGCGCGTACAGCCCGCTGTCGGGGCCATCGTATTCGGCCGCCACGATCACCAGGTCATCATCGACCAACGGGCTGGCACCGTAGCCGAACTGAAAACGGACGGGCTTGAAGTCAGCGACCTTCTTCTGCCAAATCACTCGCCCGGTGGTGGTGATTTTGGTCAACCAGATCGCGTCGTCGGTGTGAAAGGATACGAACAGGTCTTCGCCATCGAACGCCGGCGTTGGCGAAGCGTACGAATTGTTGTTGTGGATCTGTGCCGGCAACGTGTTGCGGTGCAGCACCCATTGGTCCACCACCCGACCGCTTTGTCGATCCAATTTGATCAGCGACTGCGTTTTGGACTTCGCGTCAGCCGTGGTCAGAAAGATGCCCTCGTCCACGATGATCGGCGTCGAATGCCCGCGTCCCGGGATGGGGGTTTTCCAAGCGATGCTTTCGCCGGAATCCAGATTCCAGCGAATCGGCACATCGGTGTTTTCGGCCGCGTGATTGTTTCCTTCGCCGCCTCGCCAACTGGGCCAGGTGTCAGCCAACAGAGGTAAGGCCATGGCAAGCCACAGAAAACAACCGCAAGCGAGCAACCGAGAGGGTGCATACATCGTAAACTGACTCCGAAAGAAAAGATGAGAGATCGGACGAGCCTCTATGGAGGTCAGCCCAGGTCTTTCGTCGTCGTCGCCGATGAACCATCATCGTAGGCGGACGAACCAAGACCTCCATAAAGTGAAGAAAACAAATGCGAGCGGGAATTGTCGGCGTCGGCTTCATGGGCTGGATCCACTACTTAGCTTATCAGCGAAGCCAAAACGCCGAAGTGGTCGCGTTTTGTTCCAGCAACCCGGCCAAGCGAGCGGGGGATTGGCGAAGCATCCAGGGCAACTTTGGGCCGCCCGGCGAACAAATCGATGTCTCGGGATTATCCGTCTACGAATCGATGGAAGGCATGTTGGCGGATGAATCGATCGACGTGATCGACATCTGTCTGCCACCGGCGATGCATGACCAAGCCATTCGGGCATGTTTGGACGCTGGCAAACGCTGCCTGTGCGAAAAACCATTGGCGTTGGATGCGGCAACCGCTGCCCGTGTTGCCAGCGACGCAGGGCCGCAATCCTTGGCCGTCGCCCATATCCTGCCCTTGATACCGGAATTCAAAATTTTGGTCGATGCGGCCGAAGATGGTCGCTACGGCAAGCCGATCACAGGACGATTCAAGCGAACGATTGGCCCGCCCGATTGGCTGCCCGATTTTTACGATCCAGCCAAAGTGGGTGGCCCGTTGGTGGACCTGCACGTCCACGATGCGCACTTGATCCGTTTGCTGTTTGGCATGCCGACCGCCGCGCACTGTGTCAGCCGAAAAAAGAACGGCGTGCCAAAGTTTTACGAGACCGTTTTCGATTTTGCCGACGATGACAAAGTGGTGTCATGTGGCGGCGGAGTGATCGATTCGCCTGCACGTGGGTTCACACATGGGTACGAGGTCAGTTTCGAACAGGCGACGATCCAGTTCGAATTCGCTGGCTATGCCGATGGTTCCACGGCACTGATCCCCGTGACGATCATGCACAACGATGGCCGTGTCGAGCGACCGGAATTCGACGGTGGCGATCCCGTGGAAGCCTTTGTCCACGAAATCGACGCCGTCGCACGATGGATCAACCAAGGCGAAGTGTCGCCTTTCCTAGACCCCAAGATCGCAGCCGATGCACTAGCGATCTGCGAGATGCAGCAGCCCAAGTAGCGGCTGACATAAAGTAGGCCGGATCGAAGTAGGCCGGATCAAAGTAGGCCGGATCAAAGTAGGCCGGATCAAGGAGCGCAGCGACGCAGATCCGGCATTCACGATATGCATTTACGGCGAATCCAT
Protein-coding regions in this window:
- a CDS encoding tetratricopeptide repeat protein codes for the protein MKPANKTREALLATILVGTTVLSTGCSSGGFPMASMNPFAKSTPAGAPPTATDSIASGSTNQVKAVTVSAKNAIGKTAGAVAGVFRRDKGDDKAPELDADDPLRLDNKPDKVDPEVFVANGQLWESTGDFNKAMESYTKALESVPNHPPALTSIARLHFRQGNLPQAAKTFELAIAQSPQDAGLFNDLGLTLSKMGNHAGAASALERALQLAPGTSRFANNLASVRFDSGDPAAAMKVLAQNNKPAVAHFNMAYLYFKGGQMESARGQINEAMKFESKAAGDVAVGRAIDRSREMLAQINASMGTIATATSQSNSTALAADPTAVQRAVQATSPGAAKPNVTPASSMGPAMAAITPTNSSVTATSPEPAKTADAPSWTQAWNPNYQVKAAANSSAPATATDVSSEKPVAAEPATVAKPKPIRPAAIKPADPTSATTEAPASTKPAATGFMMPE
- a CDS encoding transporter produces the protein MKFAWRVAIGITCLLPISQAVQADNFDALRSRADKHAPASLMGDHLHDPGEWMVEYKYMNMYMEDNRAGSRTLSDAESIAFGASSNPVTNRAATPTQMTHEMHMLHIMRGVTDDITVYTMLMLPSITMDHQRRMDGSSFTTHNSGFGDTTFGALLRLYSDVNDDLILNVAASVPTGDIFRTSTIPSRGATDQALPYPMRLGSGTFNAKPGITWKHYRDTGSFGLQFQTNLPVGRNYRDYAVSDEFRLNTWYSHLLSDNFSTSVRLENLWRTNYDGADPAANDMMISTNVEGFRGGYSLNLGIGFSALIKKHLLNVEFVPTLYQDLDGIQLETDWQVAASWSRSF
- the rnc gene encoding ribonuclease III, yielding MNSTDLPPPENETPIQLVDGTGEADGTDQASKLVRCQEIIEYQFNDPSLLHSALTHASGAVHRLASNERLEFLGDAILGLTVCHWLYEEYPEYNEGDLTRIKSAVVSRRSCGKAAVELGLDRCLIVGRGVTRNRSFPRSLVSDVFESVIAAMYLDGGDEVVRVRLKKWLRREVEHAVETQGSSNFKSSLQQYAQREMSSTPVYRLVRESGPDHRKSFLIAAVIADRQFTAAWGSNKKDAEQHAASNALAELRGQPLPFPEQE
- a CDS encoding outer membrane protein assembly factor BamB family protein, which gives rise to MALPLLADTWPSWRGGEGNNHAAENTDVPIRWNLDSGESIAWKTPIPGRGHSTPIIVDEGIFLTTADAKSKTQSLIKLDRQSGRVVDQWVLHRNTLPAQIHNNNSYASPTPAFDGEDLFVSFHTDDAIWLTKITTTGRVIWQKKVADFKPVRFQFGYGASPLVDDDLVIVAAEYDGPDSGLYALDTRTGKRVWKIDRPSNLNFATPIIGTVAGQRQLLIGGAGMFTSYDPTSGRLLWSVDTTTEAVCGTVVWDGRRVMISGGNPASGTWCVAGDGSKTELWSNRVKCYEQSLLTIPNYVFAVADNGVAYCWRTVDGKEMWKQRLFGGGISASPMLVGNHIYIATEDGDVFVIAASPDRFQPLAEIKTGDSIFATPVAVDDRLYLRTGIGHGENRQEYLVAIGRMSP
- a CDS encoding Gfo/Idh/MocA family protein; this encodes MRAGIVGVGFMGWIHYLAYQRSQNAEVVAFCSSNPAKRAGDWRSIQGNFGPPGEQIDVSGLSVYESMEGMLADESIDVIDICLPPAMHDQAIRACLDAGKRCLCEKPLALDAATAARVASDAGPQSLAVAHILPLIPEFKILVDAAEDGRYGKPITGRFKRTIGPPDWLPDFYDPAKVGGPLVDLHVHDAHLIRLLFGMPTAAHCVSRKKNGVPKFYETVFDFADDDKVVSCGGGVIDSPARGFTHGYEVSFEQATIQFEFAGYADGSTALIPVTIMHNDGRVERPEFDGGDPVEAFVHEIDAVARWINQGEVSPFLDPKIAADALAICEMQQPK